The genomic region AACAGAGCGCCTATGCCGGATTTTCGGCCGCGGAATTTCGCATTTTGCTGGATCAATTTTACGGATTGCTGATGCCGGCCCTTCAACAGGAAGATATTTGTTTGGTAACGATCGATCAAACACCCTCTGACTGGACTCCGGTGATGACGAAACTGGGCGTTTCGTCGCTGGTGTTCATGCCGATGTGGATCAAATCCCGTCTGATCGGTTTTATTGTCGGCGCCCGGACGCATCTGACGGTGCGTCTGAGTGAATCCGAACGCCGGTTCTATGCGATGTATGCGACGCAAGCATCGATTGCGATGGAGCATGCCCGGCTCTACAAGGCCCTGGAACAGGCGAATCTGACCCTGGAAGAACGGGTGGTGGAGCGCACGAAGAATCTGATGGATGCCAATGAGCGTCTGAAGGAGCTGGACCAGGTCAAATCCAACTTTATCTCCCTGATTTCGCATGAGTTAAGGACGCCGCTCACCGCCATCAAAGGGTTTGTCGGAACGATGTATCAGTACGATCATGAGATTTCCGACGAGAAACGTCATGTGTATCTGCGTGTCCTGAATGAGGAAACCGACCGTCTGACCCGGCTCATTTGTGAAATGCTCGACATCTCGCGGATCGAATCCGGGCAGATCGAAACCCAGTGGAAGCTGGTTTTGGTCCCGGAGGTTGTTAAAGATATTTTCTATACGTTACGCATTAAAGCCGGCCCTGTGAAAATGGTCATGGATTTCCCGGAACCCTTCCCAGCCATCAAAGCAGACCTGGACAAACTCGAGCAGATCTTGCTGAACCTCCTGGATAACGCCATACGTTTTTCGCCGCGGGACGGAACCGTCACGGTGTCCGGTCATCCGACCGACACGGGAATCGTTATCGAAATACAGGACGCGGGTCCGGGGATCGCTTTTTCGGAACAGGAAAAGATCTTCGACAAATTCTTCCGTCTGGATAACGAAGTGAATCGAAAGTATCCCGGAACGGGACTGGGGCTGTCCATCTGCCGGGCGCTCGTCAATCTTCACGGTGGAAAGATCTGGGCCGAAAGCGAAGAAAACCTGGGCTGCCGTATCCTGTTTACCCTCCCGATCAATATGGACAAGAAAACGGCCCCGGCATTTTTATTGCCGAGTACCGCCATCCCGAACCAGAAATTCACCCCTTAATCCACTCCCATGTCTATTGAATTCGGCGTCGGCATCAGCTCTCTCGCAGAGGTTTTTGCGGCCGGACAGGAAGCCGCCAACCAGATGGTTTCACAACTGGGGACTCAGCTTCCGGATCTCATCCTCGTTTTCTCCTCGATCCGTTTTGCAAATCCCCGTCTGCTCAAAGGGATTCGCTCGGTCGCCGGCCACGCGCCGCTCATTGGGTGCACCGACGCAGGCGGTATTTCTGCCGGAGGGGTTCAGCGGCACGGTGTCACGGTCATCGGACTGGCGGCCAAAGGGGCTCAATTTTTCACCGGAGTTGGACGCAATCTTTCCCGTGACCCGGTGGCTGCCGGGGAACACCTGGCGCGTGATCTCTTCAAGCAGACGCTCGAAAAACCGGTTGCGCTGCTGACCTTCCCGGATGGCCTTGCCCCGGACGGTGCGGCTATCCTCATGGGTTTCCAGAAAGTTTTTGGACCGGATCTCCCGGTAGTCGGCGGAAATGCGGCCGATGACTTTTATTTTCAGAAGACGTTCCAGTATTTTGATAACGAAGTCCTTACAGACAGCGCACCTGCCGCCTTGTTCTGCGGGGATATTTTGGTGGGGGTCGGGGTTCGACACGGCTGGGCCCCTCTGGGGCGGCCTCGGCGGGTGACGCGCTCGGCCGGTCATGTCATCTATCAGTTGGACAAACGCCCTGCGGTGTCTATCTACGAGGATTACCTGGGCTTGAAACGCGAGTCCCTCGAAGAACCTTTAGCTCATACGGCCATTATTTACCCATTGGGAACCGCTGTGGCGGGCCGGGAGGAGTATCTCCTGCGCGAGGCGGTTCGCGTGGGCCATGACGGTTCACTGATCTGCACTGGGTCCCTCCCTGTGGGGTGCCAGGTACGATTGATGATTGGGGGATATGCGTCGGTCTTGGAGGCGGCCCAGCAGGCGACTCTGTCCGCGGTCGAAACGATTGGCCGCGAGCGACTCAAGGGCGCACTGACGTTTTGCAACGTGGCTCGGCAAAAGATGCTGGGAAGCGAATGCCAGGATGAAATCAGTATCATTCAAGACGCGATGGGCGGTGAGTGCGCCCGCCTGGGGGGATTTTATACCTATGGCGAGCTCGCCCCGTTGCCGTTGCATCGTGGCCGGCATAAATTTCAGAATACGTTTCACAACGAATCGGTTGTGGTCATGGCGCTGGGGTGAGGATGGAGGTAAAAGACAAAAGCCTTCCGGATTTGAACAACCCTGTCCTCTGGGTGGTCGAAGATGACATCTCAACCCAGCGGATGATCGCTGCGCATCTGAAACAACACGGATTCCGGCCGATCCTTTTTGATTCGGCAGAAAAAGCCTACGCGGCGTTGCGATCACAGACGTTGCCAGCGCTCATTATTTTGGATATGCTCTTACCCGGAATGAGCGGGGTCGATCTGATCCGGCTGATCAAGAAAGATAAGGCGTGGCAGCAAATCCCGGTGGTGGTCGTAACGGTGTTATCCCGTAACGACGCCCCGAGCGGTGCCGAAGAATCCAATTCGACCTATTGGGTCAATAAGCCGTTTGACGCAAACAATTTGATTCAGACGATCCAGAAGATTCTGGCTTCAGTGGGGTCCTCGTAATGGCACATAAGATTCTGGTGGTTGATGACGAAGTCAATATCCTGACGATCCTGAAGGACAGCCTGGAATTCAGCGGTTTCTTCGTCGTAACCGCACAGGACGGGATGGAAGCGCTCGACATGGTCGAGAAGGAAAATCCGGAACTGCTGGTGCTGGATGTTGGAATGCCGAAGCTCGATGGATGGGAAGTTTGCCGGCGACTGAAAGGCGATCCGAAAACGAAAGACATCCCGATCATTATTTTAACAGCGTATGCACAGTCGTCTGATCAGCGGAAAGGCCTGCAACTCGGGGCGGACAGCTTTATTGCCAAACCTTGCGATTTTACCTACCTCGTCGAGCAGATCAATGCCCTGCTCGCCAACAGAAAAGCAAAACCTTAAGCAGCGGAAGCGGTATCCGCCGGCGGTGGTGCGGCAGGCGGAGGGGGAATCGTTTCCTGCGAGAAAAGTCCCGGCACAAACTTATAGCCTTGACCCGGAACGGTCAAGATTTGTTCACAAGCCTTGGTTCCCAGTTTCTGCCGGAGATGCAAAATGTGAACATCCAGGGCGCGCGAATCCTGGCGTCCCCACAGCCTCTGCAGCAGATAGGTGCGCTTCACAACCTTCGGGCTGCGGCGTAAAAGGATGAACAAAAGCTCCATTTCCTTATAGGTCAAGTTGTCCATTGCCTGGCCGTTAATAATGACGCGATGATGGGCCAAATCAACCGTTGTGCTGCCGGCTGAAGCCACCATCCGCTCCGATCGGCTGACATGACGGCGGCGCAGGAGCGCTTTAATACGCGCCACGAGCTCGGGAAGCTGAAACGGTTTGACTAAATAGTCATCCGCACCGGTTTCAAAACCCTTCACAATATCATCCAGGCTGTCGAGAGCGGTGAGCATCAGAATCGAAACCGACTGAAAACGGGGATCCGCTCGCAGCTTCTTACAGCATTCCAGACCGTGAATATCCGGAAGCATCAGATCCAGCGTGATAACATCCGGCATCAAGGTGTCCAGCATCTGCAGCGCCTGTTTGCCGTTTTCCGCGCTGTGAACTTTAAATTTTTCCTTGGCCAGCGTGTATTCGACGAGGCTGCGAACTTCCGGGTCGTCTTCTACTATTAAAACTGTTGGATTCATTTCAACACTCCTCTCAACGCTATCGTCATTATTGAAATCCGGGCTGAGTATAACATGCGTTTTTTTGACGTGCAATAACTATTATTAACGCGAAAAAATAACAATATGCAGGGGTTTACAGAAATTCATTGCAGAATTTAATATGTCCCTACAATACAATGTGAATTTGTATATGCTATTTATCCATTGACAGCATATCTTTCGGGGTGTAAACATGCGTCAGAGGTAACGTATGGGACAACTTCATTCAAGCCCGAAAAATTCTAGCGGAATCAGGCGCTTCGGCAACGGATACGAATTTGATCCAGCCGCGACGGAAGTCTCTATTATTGATCGTTGCGGACGCTCCGTCTGGAAAAAGAGCAAAGGTGAAGCGCCGACACCTATCCGCTGGCAAGGCATGAACTCGGCAGGACAGGCGATCGCAACGGGTGACTACATCTGCAAGATCGTTTACCCGAACGAAAAAATCGCTTATCTGCCATTTGTTTTCATGAAGCGCGGATAAAAATCGCTTTTGTTTCGTCTATTTTGAACTCAGCTGCTGGGGGGAACCCCCGCTTCTGAGTTCTTTTTTTGAGCTTATTTTTGTTATTCTTGGTAAGCATGAATTGGAAAAACCGTGAAATTCTTAAACTCATTCAGCTGGGTCTGCATGAAGATGACGCCCGGAATGATGTTACGACCAACACCCTGATTGCGCCGGCCCGGAAGGTTCGAGCGGAAATCTGTGCGAAACAACACGGTGTTGTCGCGGGGTTGCCTCTGGCGCAGTTGTTTTTCCAGTCTCTTGATCCGAGCATCCGATTTTCAACCTCCCTTTCCGATGGCGCAACGATTCATCCCGGCAGCGTCATGGCGGTTGTTCAGGGCAACGCGCGCACCGTGCTTTCCGCGGAGCGTCCCGCGCTGAACGCGCTTCAGCATTTGTCAGGCATTGCGACGTTTACGGCTCAGCAAGTTAAACGCCTCGGGGCTTCCTCTAAAACAAAACTGTTTGATACGCGCAAAACGCTCCCGGGCTGGCGCCTTCTGGAAAAATATGCGGTTCGCTGCGGCGGGGGCATGAATCACCGGATGTCTCTGGGCGATGCCGTTCTGGTGAAAGACAACCATTTAAAGATTTGCCGGCTCTCCGGAGATGACGGAGGCAGCCGCTTGCTGGAGCTTCGCCAACAACGGCCCGACCTGCATATTCAAGTCGAGATCCAGACGACCCAGGACCTTCAGGAAGCCCTCGTGTTGAAACCTCACAAAGTGCTCCTGGATAACCTTTCAATCCCAAAACTGAAGACCATGATCCGTCGTTTGAGAGCGGCTATCCCGAATGTTGAGATTGAACTTTCCGGCGGGATCAAGCCCCGGCAGCTTCCAGCTCTGGCGAAACTCGGAGTTGAACGTATCTCCATGGGCTGTCTCACACATTCCGCGCCTTCCTTTAACTGCAGCCTCGACATTACGCATGTCTACCCGCGATAAGCTGCTCGCCGCTATCGCCAAACCGGTTGGAACACGATTATCCGGTGAAAAACTCGCTGCCCATCTTGGAATCAGCCGGACGATGGTCTGGAAACACATTCAAATCCTGCGGGAGGGAGGGCTCCCTATTAAAGGAAGCGCACGTTCGGACTATCGCATTAACGGTCCGATCGATCCCACACTGGCGCAGTTTGCGAAAACATCGCGGATTCAACCTCACTACTTCTTTTCGACCGCATCGACACAAACACTCGCCAAAGGCGGGGCGGCCGCTGGTCTGCCGGAAGGGAACATCTGGATCGCTGAAAGCCAAACGTCTGGACGAGGACGATTCAACCGGCTCTGGTCTTCCGGATACGGTGGTCTTTGGATTTCGTTGCTGCTCCGTCCTCCGGTCACACCGGTGCAAGTGCCCTCTTTAACCCAAATCGCCGCCATCACCCTCGCTCAAGTCATTCGCCGCCTCACCCGAATTGACGCCCGGTTAAAATGGCCCAATGATGTAGTCTGTCAAACACCGCAAGGATGGCGAAAACTGGCAGGGTTCCTGACCGAGATGTCTGCTGAAATGGACCGAACGCACTGGGTCATCATCGGGATGGGACTGAATGTGAACAATAGTCTGCCTGAAGAATTAAAGAAGATCGGGACCTCTCTCCATGGATTGACCGGCCGAGCGTTCCAGCGGGGGGCTATCCTGCGGGCCTTCCTTTCTCGTTTTCTGAATGCCTACCCCCGGTGGATGAAGGAGGGTTTTGAGCCTTTCCGGAAGGATTATTGGAAACTGTATCGGGATCCCGACGAAAGAGTCCGTCTTCAAACATCCGAAGGCCTGGTGCAGGGATTGGTCCGCGGCATTGACGCCTCTGGAGCCTTACTTCTACAATCCAAGAAAGGAATCAAACGCTATTTTGAAGGAGAACTGGCCTAACGTACTCTATGTCGTCATCCCCGAGCGCTTCTGTCGGGGATCCATCAGTCGTTGTCCTTTTGACGATAGATTCCCCGCCAGAAACCGCGGGGAATGACGGCAAAATGAAGCGGTTTGCTTGACAAGGAGTTAAGGGTAGGATAACATTCAACGTCATCAATTTAGCTAATCCAAGTGGAGGGAATACAACATGGCTGAGACAATGGTTGTTGTGAGCAAAGTGAAAAAAGTCGTGAAAGAAGCGGGTTTTCGGACCGGCGGAGATTACGTTGAAGCTCTCTCGAAAAGGGTCAGCGACATGGTTCAAGCCTCGATTGAGAAGGTGAAGGCTGATGGCACTAAAAAGACCCTTGGAGTTGAGGACCTTATCTAAAGCGAACCGCTCCTCCGCCCCTCTTGGCGGTTTTCCCCAGACCGTTCGTTCCATCGACACAATCCGAACAGTGTTTGACCGCATTGCTCCGGATTATGATCGATTCAATTCCTGGGCCAGTCTGGGACTTCATCATCAATGGCGTCGTGCTTTGGTGCGACGTATTCCACAGGGCGTCCGGGTTCTGGATGAGGCGACCGGAACGGGGGATCTAGCGCTGCTTGCCAGCGCGGCGGGTCATGAAGTGTTTGGCCTGGATATTTCCGAGGCGATGCTCACCAGGGCCCGTCAAAAGGATGAGGAACGCCGGATTCGATGGGTTTTAGGATCAGCGGATCGGTTGCCTTTCTCTGACCGTTCGTTTGGCTGTGTCACATCCGCTTTTGCTTTGCGGAACCTGCGAACGCAGCTGGACGCTGTCTTGCGCGAAAACGGTCGAGTACTCAAACCCGGAGGCAAGGTGCTCCATCTCGATTTTGGACGCCCCAAATCGCCTTGGTCACGATGGGGACACCGGTTGCACTTACGTTTCGGCATTCCGATGATCGGATGGTGGATCTGCCAGGATCGCTGGCCGAAAGAGTATCTGGAAACAACGATTCGTGAATTTTACGATCCGACGGAGATGGTCGACCAACTCAGCCGGGCGGGGTTTGTAGACGTGCGGTATACCCCCATCATGGGCGGGATTGTGCAGCTTTACGAAGGGATGAAACGTTGATGCTGTTTCAATACGGGTACGTGCTTCTTTTTGTCCTTTTCGGAGTGGGCTTCGGTATTCTCAGTCTGCTGGTCTTGAGCCCTCTGTTCCGATTCCGGAGCCACGATGAACGGCAGAAAATCGTCTACGAATGCGGCATGGAACCTATCGGGACACCGTATGTCCCGATGGATATCCGGTTTTATCTCTTTGCGCTTTTG from Elusimicrobiota bacterium harbors:
- the nadC gene encoding carboxylating nicotinate-nucleotide diphosphorylase, with amino-acid sequence MNWKNREILKLIQLGLHEDDARNDVTTNTLIAPARKVRAEICAKQHGVVAGLPLAQLFFQSLDPSIRFSTSLSDGATIHPGSVMAVVQGNARTVLSAERPALNALQHLSGIATFTAQQVKRLGASSKTKLFDTRKTLPGWRLLEKYAVRCGGGMNHRMSLGDAVLVKDNHLKICRLSGDDGGSRLLELRQQRPDLHIQVEIQTTQDLQEALVLKPHKVLLDNLSIPKLKTMIRRLRAAIPNVEIELSGGIKPRQLPALAKLGVERISMGCLTHSAPSFNCSLDITHVYPR
- a CDS encoding ATP-binding protein yields the protein MRKQRHKADPLKTAHKEIDRTARTLLRTDLQLHRANARFDQQISQLNALRSIGSSLNSTFDLEIILNTVCESMIKDLDFEKSGIVFVDKNSSKPKQSAYAGFSAAEFRILLDQFYGLLMPALQQEDICLVTIDQTPSDWTPVMTKLGVSSLVFMPMWIKSRLIGFIVGARTHLTVRLSESERRFYAMYATQASIAMEHARLYKALEQANLTLEERVVERTKNLMDANERLKELDQVKSNFISLISHELRTPLTAIKGFVGTMYQYDHEISDEKRHVYLRVLNEETDRLTRLICEMLDISRIESGQIETQWKLVLVPEVVKDIFYTLRIKAGPVKMVMDFPEPFPAIKADLDKLEQILLNLLDNAIRFSPRDGTVTVSGHPTDTGIVIEIQDAGPGIAFSEQEKIFDKFFRLDNEVNRKYPGTGLGLSICRALVNLHGGKIWAESEENLGCRILFTLPINMDKKTAPAFLLPSTAIPNQKFTP
- a CDS encoding response regulator transcription factor — translated: MNPTVLIVEDDPEVRSLVEYTLAKEKFKVHSAENGKQALQMLDTLMPDVITLDLMLPDIHGLECCKKLRADPRFQSVSILMLTALDSLDDIVKGFETGADDYLVKPFQLPELVARIKALLRRRHVSRSERMVASAGSTTVDLAHHRVIINGQAMDNLTYKEMELLFILLRRSPKVVKRTYLLQRLWGRQDSRALDVHILHLRQKLGTKACEQILTVPGQGYKFVPGLFSQETIPPPPAAPPPADTASAA
- a CDS encoding biotin--[acetyl-CoA-carboxylase] ligase, producing the protein MSTRDKLLAAIAKPVGTRLSGEKLAAHLGISRTMVWKHIQILREGGLPIKGSARSDYRINGPIDPTLAQFAKTSRIQPHYFFSTASTQTLAKGGAAAGLPEGNIWIAESQTSGRGRFNRLWSSGYGGLWISLLLRPPVTPVQVPSLTQIAAITLAQVIRRLTRIDARLKWPNDVVCQTPQGWRKLAGFLTEMSAEMDRTHWVIIGMGLNVNNSLPEELKKIGTSLHGLTGRAFQRGAILRAFLSRFLNAYPRWMKEGFEPFRKDYWKLYRDPDERVRLQTSEGLVQGLVRGIDASGALLLQSKKGIKRYFEGELA
- a CDS encoding response regulator, whose protein sequence is MAHKILVVDDEVNILTILKDSLEFSGFFVVTAQDGMEALDMVEKENPELLVLDVGMPKLDGWEVCRRLKGDPKTKDIPIIILTAYAQSSDQRKGLQLGADSFIAKPCDFTYLVEQINALLANRKAKP
- a CDS encoding ubiquinone/menaquinone biosynthesis methyltransferase, with product MALKRPLELRTLSKANRSSAPLGGFPQTVRSIDTIRTVFDRIAPDYDRFNSWASLGLHHQWRRALVRRIPQGVRVLDEATGTGDLALLASAAGHEVFGLDISEAMLTRARQKDEERRIRWVLGSADRLPFSDRSFGCVTSAFALRNLRTQLDAVLRENGRVLKPGGKVLHLDFGRPKSPWSRWGHRLHLRFGIPMIGWWICQDRWPKEYLETTIREFYDPTEMVDQLSRAGFVDVRYTPIMGGIVQLYEGMKR
- the ndhC gene encoding NADH-quinone oxidoreductase subunit A, whose product is MLFQYGYVLLFVLFGVGFGILSLLVLSPLFRFRSHDERQKIVYECGMEPIGTPYVPMDIRFYLFALLFVIFDVESLFLFPWAVVFRETGLIGFIDMGVFIAVLFLGLVYTWKRGALRWGA
- a CDS encoding response regulator, with product MEVKDKSLPDLNNPVLWVVEDDISTQRMIAAHLKQHGFRPILFDSAEKAYAALRSQTLPALIILDMLLPGMSGVDLIRLIKKDKAWQQIPVVVVTVLSRNDAPSGAEESNSTYWVNKPFDANNLIQTIQKILASVGSS
- a CDS encoding FIST N-terminal domain-containing protein is translated as MSIEFGVGISSLAEVFAAGQEAANQMVSQLGTQLPDLILVFSSIRFANPRLLKGIRSVAGHAPLIGCTDAGGISAGGVQRHGVTVIGLAAKGAQFFTGVGRNLSRDPVAAGEHLARDLFKQTLEKPVALLTFPDGLAPDGAAILMGFQKVFGPDLPVVGGNAADDFYFQKTFQYFDNEVLTDSAPAALFCGDILVGVGVRHGWAPLGRPRRVTRSAGHVIYQLDKRPAVSIYEDYLGLKRESLEEPLAHTAIIYPLGTAVAGREEYLLREAVRVGHDGSLICTGSLPVGCQVRLMIGGYASVLEAAQQATLSAVETIGRERLKGALTFCNVARQKMLGSECQDEISIIQDAMGGECARLGGFYTYGELAPLPLHRGRHKFQNTFHNESVVVMALG